The Tripterygium wilfordii isolate XIE 37 chromosome 21, ASM1340144v1, whole genome shotgun sequence genome segment TTACAATAATTAACACATACAAATATCAAAATGAGCctagttttgttttttgtttggtaGCGTGAAACTCGCTCAGCTATCCATCGATCATTGGACAACTGACTGGTAAATCCTGGGCTACATAAAATACCCGGCAATCTCTATGAACTAGTTAAGACCTGGATTGAGACCCTGCAATCTCTATGAATCAGTTAAGACCTGGAATGCGTGATCCACCCTATGGAACATTTATGAGACTACAATGTCTTATGAATTATACTCAGTAACTTGACATTATTTTAAGCAAAAGTCGCTTAAAACAAGTAGACTTTGATGCATTTCTCAACGCATCTTATGAATATTCGTAATCAAGAAACAAGATTAGGTGCATGGGTTTGATGATGCTTTTGCATATAATATTAAGCCCAAGCACGTTGATAGCCTGCATTTCTTTATATCCAAAATGTATGGCCCTCTTGTACACTAATTAAGCTTAATGTGTGAATCTCAGTGTCGAATAATCAATCCTCATGaggcttttcacttttgttatGGTTGGCACCCAAGATGCAAGAATAAAACAAGATCCTTAATTTTGAAAGAGTGATGGATACTTAGACGGCAGTACCCTAGCTAAAAGCTAGCTTTTCAGACTACAAAATCGAAGGGATGTGCAAGGAAATTAACATGAAAtccctaagaaaatgattttctaTACTAAGGGTCAGAATGAAACTAATCAGCTCCTCTTCAATTATCCGAACTATGTGTCCATGAGGTCTTAGTGTAGTATCAATAGGCTTCCTATACAAAAAGAGTATTACATTAGGTGATACGGAGAACTACCATTGGACCGATGAAGAGAGTTGTATAATGATGCAGGCTAGCTAACGCAGTGAAAAGAACTCCTACTTGGACATGTTatttcgacacacgaataccagatttaagatTTTAATACTTTATTGATTCGAATGAATATCAAAGAATTAGAAAAAGACTATCAtctcttaatttttataaaatcaaaAGTGAAATACCCTCAAGGTTTACAACCTTAAACTATACCAAAGCCAAAATCTTAAAACAACTTGAAAAGAAACACACCAGCCATCCAATCTGTGCGTCACATAAGATGGAAACCTAGATTGAGAAATCAAGACTACAAGAAGAAGGATCATGTCATTTCAATGACATTAGGATTCACAGCAGCAAATGAAAGCAACTCTTCATTACATTCAAACAAGGCCATCTCTTCTCCACACAATGTCACCCAAGCCTCAATTCCATCACCCTCTTTTGTATCCATCAACACAACAACATTTGGGAATTTCATGTTGAATAGAGAGATCCATGTTGGCTTCCCCCACCCGAAATCGACATCGTACACCGGCATCCGACACCAACTACTAAAGCCATAGACATCTGCATCACCACTATGTTTTTCTATGCTTGCTGCTTCCATCATTTTGTGTACGTTGTCTAATATTTTTTCTCTGTTCACTTTCAATTCTTTCAATTCCTTTCTTAGCTTGAGAACCAAGCTTTGCAATTCTATTTTTGTTTCCGAAAATTCAGCTGTGATTCCTGTTAGAATGTTTCCTACCGAGTATTCTGACAAGGGCGTCGATAATCTCTTTCTCATGTTTACGCCGTGAAGACACAGAGATGATCTAGATAACGTCCCTCGGATTGATCTTGATGCGGTTATTGCACATTTCCATATTAATGCCGTTATGGCTTCTACGCGCGTAGGTTGTTGAATGCTTGCGCTACAAATTTTAGCCTTGAGTGCATCAATATTTGAAGCAGTGAAAAGCAAtcttttgcatatgcatgattcaTCCTGGATAAGTATATCTTCATTTGAAGGTAACTCAAAGTCGACAGGAGGAAAGGTGGTCGCCCCGACAAATAGTTCTGGATGAACTACCTCATCGGATTCAAGAGCTACGGAAGCCCACGTCTTGATGAATGTGGTAAAAGTGGTTGCATCCGCAATCTTGTGCACAAGACGAGCTCCGATTGCCATACCACCGCACTGAAAGACGTTAACTTGAACAAAAAGTAAATTACTTGTTTCTACCTTTGCTGGTGATTCAACTTCAAGAGGTTGAAATTTTTGTAATTGATCGGGATTAGGgtttcgtagaacactagataaaAGACAATTGACTCGTGTTTCGATAAACATAACCCCCTCGTCATTACATTCGATAGAGAGATGATCTTTGATTCTTCCTGCGAAAGGGTAGTACATTGTTAGGGTTTTGGATAAAGAAGTTTTAAGGATATGACATCTCAGATGTGGATTAGTGTCGGTTTTCGCTGGGTAGAAGAGAATCAAAGGCATGTAAAACGAAGGGTAGATttgatcaagaagagaaaatttgaAAGTTTTAAGATTAGAAGGGGTAGGAGAGGATGGTTTGACTGTTTCTCTTGAAACAATCTCAACCTTCATTGTAGCACCAGCCATCTTCAATTGTTTAGGCCACAAAAGATTGAAAGAAAAGcttgatatatataataaaatataagCTTGCATACATTGGAAAATATCAACAATAGGGTCCGATAATAATGCAAATAAAAGCAACAACAATTATTTTGAAAACATATTGGATTGATGACAGCATCTATGTCCACTAACTTGTGTCCACTGGCCAAAAACAAAATCTACTATCTACATCATCACATATTGTCTTGTAGCCTGCCAAGTTTTCTAAATCTGTGTGCCTCCAATTTTTGTCACATTTTGTTGATGAGCATACATAACTGGACTTTGGCGGTCAAGATCACtccaaaattttatttaaagtaATTATTTGGATAATACTATTATGATCACAAACGAATtgagttttgactcaattttttttatcgtcaggtgagaaacttctataCTCATGAATCTGATGACTCGAGTTTAGATCTCTCTTGAATGTTCAAAGTAAATGTTTTCTGAGTcattctcccttttttttttaaatgatttatttgaggcagatttttttatttagaaCACATAATGTGACTAAAGTGAGTTGGTCATGACCAGAACGCCCATGCTTTTAATAATGTGCAATGGATAATATTATTTTGAGGACACATAATGAAAGTACGAGACTAAAGTAACTTTGTCGGTATGGGTCTCACatgatttgtctttttctttttctttttttaaagaaaatatttttgtatttcaaaTGGCCCTCACAAGGCCTCAACTCCAATCACGGCTTTGTCtttaccatttttttaaaaataaataaataaaaaaagaaactaattaTGCAATTAACAATCGAATAAAATCACTCTGGTTGAAGCTTACCCAGCACCACGAAGCTTGCACTACAGAGGTTTGTGGGGGCTTACACCTTAAATTCTAGGGCCTTAGTTATGATACCATTTGTAATAGCCCGCCCGTTTGTGTCAAGCTTGGTGATACTAGGCAAGGGGACTTAGTGCTGTAAATCTCACATCATTCAAGAGAAAAAGTAAAATACAAAACATAATAAGTCCAATTTCCTAACTAGTAACAAGCTTTTCCACTCAAATTAGTATGGACTGGTGATGAGTATGTGAAAGATAAAGTCGTGCGTGCTAGTATAGACTGACCACAGTGGATAAAGTGTTACTAGTGTGAAGATACGTACTATCACAAATACAATAATATCAAGTATAAACACAACTTTCATAAGCTTCTCTTTAGCTATGACAATCTCATACACCTCCCAGAATCATATTATGACAATCAATACAATGAATCTCAAGTCATTACACAACAAAAGCACCTGTAATAGGAGGATAGAGTAACTACGTCAGAGTAGTTTGTCACTGTTTAAGCAAAAATATATCAGCAACATAAAGGATTGCCACTGAAGTCTTTATAATTCATCAAAAGTATGCTACCAACCCATAAAACATGGGAATATCACCAGAGTCAATCTCTTCTGAagggatttcttttttttaatttctgtgcAGCTAGCTAGTACTTTGTGTTTGTATTGTCTACATCTCCAAATCTTAACagctgaagaagaaaaaaccagCTGTTCATAGTTGTAGTAATTTCTGAGCTATCTTGCTTTGTATTGTAAGAAATCAGTTGCTAACTATGCTGATATCCCCGTCGCATCTTTCGGTATCAGAAACAGAAAAGCAATTGGAAAGAAAGTGCAGAGGATTTGAATGGCGATGCCGAAAAGGAGATTGTCAAAAGATCCTGAAGAAAGATTCAGAATTGATGCCAACCCAGCACCAACGAATGACCCCAATGTAGATCCAAAGTTGTTTATCGACATAAAAAGTGCGAAGAGAGTTCCTTCGATTCCCGGTGGACATAACTGTCCGGATAAGATCAGGAATGGCATGAACCTGCATTAAAAATGGCACATAATTGAGTGCAAGAGAGAAAATTAGGTGACTTCTTCAGTTTTTTGAAAGTCTCAAACTGGTCAGTTATCTGGTGATGCTGCTCATAAATAAATTTTAGAACACTAAGCAGAAAATAGACCTACTTGAATTGATTGATAGCATCAATGAGCGCAGAACCACATAGCACCATCGTGCTATCCGATATCCCAAAGGCAACGTTCATTCGAGAAACTAGAACTATGTCGAGGAAAGTCAAGCAAGACAAACCAATATGAGCCCACCTGCATTATTTCATTCAGTGTAACCAAAACCAGTATCAGCTGACTAAATTGATGCCCAAAAATAAGGCCAAAGAAAAAGCCTGTGATTGTTGTACTTACATTAGTATTGTTCGTAACTTCATGGTTTTTAAGAACCGATTGTATGTAAAGGTTCCAAGCATGAGGCCGACCCATCCAACAACACGTGCTGTTCCCAGAAAAGATGCATCCAAGTTCAAGTACTCTGTCTGGTAATAGAACATGACACTCGAGAGGTTTGGAACAGTGACATGTGCTATGAAAAACCAAGCCATTGGTCTGGCCTTTCCAGGAGAAAAATAACATCAAAAGTAAACTTGATTAGAAGGATAAGTAATTTATCAAGAAGAAATTTGTAAAACAAGTATATAGTAGTCATCCATTAACTAGATCAGCACTGAGTGAATGCCCATGACATCACAATATCTGCTACTCTGAGCAGTGGTACCCTAAGTGCCATGATCCATTACCTCAAAATGATTGGCTGCCTGAATGCACGTATCAGGCTGTAGGTGGCTGCTTTTATAGAGTGAAACCAATGTACTGACAAGAGCTCAGTCTTTACTGGAACCTGGGATTTACTACTGACGGCTAGCCTCTTCTTGCTGTTCTTTTGGCCCTTCTTTCTCCTTGAAGTACTGATACCCGACTTCTTCGCTAAGACATTATCTTCATCCAAATGACTACTCCCATTCACCATATGGATGCTGCTTGAATTAGAAATCTCTGGCAAAACCTTACTTTCGACAGAATTCTCCGCAACCAAACAACATGAAAATAACTGTATTGTTGGAAGCACTGTGAACAGAAGAAAAATTGCATCTATCTGCATGTGGGTCAATGCATATCCTCCTAACAGATTCCCACATATTCCGCCAAAAGCCATAGCCAACCAAGATATAGATTGGAGGTCTCCAGCAAATGAGGCCCTGAATAGTGGTAACCATAAGCAATTGTACTGTCAGAACATGAACAAAACCACAAACTTAATCAAGCAAAAAATGAGCCATTCCAATTTCCGACAGCAATCGAAGAGGCTACTAAGACAAGCCAagggagaaaagaaaaggtaacaAAAACCATAACCTTTCTTATTCATGGAAAGGTGGAAACCATGTGTCCAAAGCAGGTTTCTGGTAGAGATGCATCCTCTTAGCTAAGCTAACCATGCCATCATGGTTCTCAATATAAGGCAATTAACAAGTTCAAATAATTAATGGAGGGTTCGTGCCAATTGCTTATAGTCATGTTGGCAACATAACTTTCTGTAACAGTAAACATGTAATATTTTGCGTAGATATTAATTAAAAAGGAATAGACTTGTGCACCTACCGCTCGAATCTTACTGCCTCTGCAATCattgcatcaacaacaacatctgccatggCAGAACCCAAGTTTTGGGCTGTCAAGAAAATCATCAGGGGCCAGGTGGAACTCATTAAGGATGCATTTAAACCAAGAATAAGCCATGGTACAAGCGAGAGAACAGTTGCAATTACTAAGTATGGGatcctttttcttccttttattgGGATACAGTCGGACAAAATCCTGCATgtcataatatttttaattaaaatgttGTGGAAAAAAGATATTCAAATAGTAGATAGAAGCTCTCTCGGTATGGCTTGCATAAGTAAACATAATCTCAATTAAATTCCATGCTCAACTGCAGTTTCTTTTGTTGGCTATTGTAGGGAAAAATtatttgtctttcttttatATTATAGCAATTTGAAATGAATCTATGTAACATCTGATGAAGCCTATTCATATAGACAAACGTTTATCATGTGTTTTTATCCCAGTTAGACAGCAGTTTCTCGTGTGTGTTTCTCTGTTTCTGCCAAACAAAAATGGCGTAAGAAAAGGCTCTTACCCATACAATGGCTTGATGCTCCAAGGAAAAAACGCTATTGAAACTATAAACTGGGAAGCTGATGGGGACAACTTAAGCTTGTCTTTGAGCAGGTAGGAAACTGCATTCCATACGAAGGATCTaaaaccctatatatatataagaaaaatgaGTGGCATATTTTAACATAAgttgaaaagacaaaaaggaaaaaatgccTCCTCCATAGCAGCAAATAATTAGATGTCTTTGCTGCGCTTTTAGAAGTTGCTAACGTCAAAAACAATTTATCAATAAACAATCAAGAGAAATAGGATATAATTCCAAAGGGCATCTACTGCtagtttcattttttgtttcataGAAACCAAAAAACTCTTCTGTTCAATACAAACCAAAAATGCAAAAATCATAAGCACAATCTAGTGGTACTGGCCTCAAGGGCTGAACATAAATGTCAGAAAAATAGTTCTCACAGCAAGCACATTATTCACCATTTTCTCCTCCATTTCAGATTTCAGCATATTGAGGAAAAATATGTCcaaagttttcaaaactaattcaCAACAAGATCACGATTTTCTACGGAGAAACTGTCACTCTTGAGACCTCTATTTCAGCAGCCATGGAAATCGTACCCTTGTCCCAACTCCCAACTAAAATCAATAACAAACAGAAGTAAGCCTTGTCAATATACCGATTACAGATCATCCCATATCAGCTTATGGAGATCACATTTCTTTAAGTCGTAACAATGATCACCCACAATCATCAAAAGTATCGGCCTTATCATCAAGATTTATCAAACATCCATGACAAATAATCCTAATGATGAAAAAAATTCCCTTCAATCCGCAATCTACTCTACAACATTTTGAACTTCCATTGTACACCCAActtcaagaataaaaaaaaaaatcacagaatGGAAGTAAATTAAACCTATCCCAtacaatacaataaatgtaTAACTTTAGCATTCATCTACAAGAGTCGCACCATTAAATGTGCAAAAAAGGAGATCGCTACGGGCCAACACAAACATCTaacaaatcacacaaaaaccatacaaaacaaacaaaatcctCAAAAACCCAGAAGCCCAAATCAACGAATTCACAAATTTATCCATAACCCAGAATTCAAAACAAGGGAAACGAAAACCCGTTAGGCAATAAATACACAGAAATAGATAAACGAATCAACAGAGAGAATGATTGAAACAAACCTGTGTGAAATAAATCAAACAGATAAGCCACAAAAACGAAGCACCGAATGAAATTTTTAGCTGCTTCAACCACGCTATCATTTTCGATCAACGAAGCCTCCCTAGTCCTCCTCCTTGgctttgtaatttgtatcatgAAAACTTCATTTTTGGTTCTCTTTCTTTCAACGGCTTATTTGCAGTTTCATTcctttgacatttataccctgCAATGTTTGCGGGTTGCGGCTGGAAAACATGGCTACAAGGTGAGGGGTTCATTTGTCATTTAGTAGTAGGAGTTATGACATGGTTCTCGTCGTTTTGGCCTATCAGATCTTGCCATGTCAGCTTCTGACCTCGCAGGTTTGACTGTGATAAATTTATTGGTCACAGCCTGTCTTCTTGCATTCTTTgaaattagatttttttaacaagtatgtttttaattttttatggaaTAGATGAAGAGGTgatttacccttttttttattttttataaataaaatggtAATGTCCTCCTATAGATGTGATCAAAATAAATGTCAATGGATCATGACGCATTTGTGAGTCCTGAGCTGGGTTGGTTCTATTATTCGCGATCATTTGGTAATATACGTGTCTCGAGTTAtatgcaagatcttttcttgaGGGGATTAATGACTATCGAAGCTTTAGCTTTCTGGTTTGAAATTCAACTTGCAGCTAATCATAATTTTACCCACCATTAGTAAGAGGGATATGCCATTAAGATTGTGTATACACTTCAAACAAGTAGACTCATGTTTAGCTGTCTATAACTTTATTTTGGATGATATTTGAGCCAAGTTATATGGAGTTAACTTCAAACCCCATATAACATTTGTTCTCAATATGTCTCTAACATTTGTTCTCACTAATATATTTCatcttttctttcaaaataaataaataaagaggtaaatttttaataatttaattgcctcaaaaaatattaaaacatttcttttatttacattttttattcAATGGTTGGTATAAGTAGACATATCCAGAAAATTGACCAATatccttcttctttttaaaCACTACAATCCTCGGTTATTATCTTTCTGGCATGTGTGGTTTGTTGGGAAATGAGGGTGAGATGGATCTCATAGCTATATAGCATATGAGTTGGAGTCAGAAGATACGACATGAAACAACAGAGATAAACACGACCTGAAACAACAGAGATGCCATTTCATAGAAGATACGACATGAAATCCACTATACAGTTTGCTATATCCATAGTTACTCAAAGTTCTACTAggagaaaaaattgaagaaataaaCCTGCGTGTGTAACGTTGAAATCCAATCGAACAAAAACAGAATCAAGGATCCATCAGATAATTGTTGTTTAATGGATCCCTTTTTTCTGTATAAGCAAAAGTCATGTCAAGGGTGAGAGCAGCTATGTCTTGCCAACATTGCTGGTTTTAGGCGAGACATGATTCTCTGCAGCCTCTCAACACGAAGTTCAAGCTCTAAACACTTCGGATCGGATTGGAAGGTCCAGTCACCTCCATCATTTTTAGATGAAAGGCTTCGAGACTCACCTCCTGTCCGTGCACCGTCTCTGTCCTGACCAATGTCAAGGCCAACTCGGTCGCCACTGGACTTGAACTCTTCTGGAAAAGTCAATTCCTCTTCTCTGATAGGAATACTCTCTTCCATTGCAATAGGTTTTGGAGGAAACCCAGGAGGAAAAGGAGAATTGTTGAGATCCTTCAGTTTCCTCATTTTCTCTTGATTACTAGCTTCCATTGCATTATGTTTTGGAGGAAAACCAGGAGGAAAAGGAGAGTTATTTAATTCCTTCTGCATTGCCAAACTGTCGGACAATTCCTGACCATTTTCAAGATCGTCTTGCTTGGAACTGAGCTTGAAAGTTTCACTAAGAGTTCGCACATCTTCCAAACTATTCACTGATTCATCAGAGTTTTCTTGCTCGGAACTGAGCTTGAAAATTTCATCAAGGGTCCACAGATCTTCCAAACTATTCACTGATTCATCAGAGTTTTCTTGAGGGAAAGCAATAGCAACCTTCATTCTTTTCAAACTCCCCTCAGATACATTACATTCCTTTGTTCTTTTCAAACCCTTTGAGGATCTCTTCACCTGAACGTCATTGGAATTACTGGTATGACGACCTTTCGAACGATTCATTGATCGCTCCCACCACTTCAAGTAACGAACAGTGACACTTCCCTGAAAAGAACCAGGTGGAATGTACATTTTCAGCTCGTTAAACGGTCTGCCACCAGCATTCTGAGTAACTGGAGGATATCCTGGAATATCTTGGTCGAATCCAAACTGCATTGCAACGCGATTAGGGTAGTACCATTCCACACAGTTAAGTCCAATAAGCTCAGACACCATCAAGCATTTAGCAAATGATTCCAACTCTTCATCCAAACATAAACCAACTGATAACCACAGTCCGTTTTCTCCATACAACTTGGCGAAACAGGAATCCCAATTCTCCACAAACTTGGAATACGGACGCCAATCGAAAGCTTCTCTAGCTGAGTCTAAAACCAGCCTCACATTCTCAACTTTGAACTTCAAGTTCTGCCACCGAGCCAGCCTCGACTCTCCATCTTTTATCGCATTCGGATTTCGAGGCTGCAATTGCAAAAATCTCTCCCAAGCCCATATCTGAACTAATTGAAAAGATGCACGCAGGGTTACTGCATCTGCATAATCCACATTCTCACTATTCCCCATGGCAGAAGCATTGATTCCGTGTTTCAATATACCCAAATCTCTATAAAGAGCAGCTAGAACAGCCGGTGCAAGCGCGATTTTAGTTCCTCTAGCTAGACGAATAGCGATAGGGAATACAATACTACTGATTACATCAAAAGTTGTAGGGAAAACAAACCTTGACAGCCAAAAAGCCAGAAATGCTTCATGTTCAAATTCAATCCCACCATCTTCCATGAACTTGTTCATCCATGAACTTTGACAGGCTTTCTTAGATTTTGTCCTGAGAATGCCTTTTCTTGCATTTTCTAGCTTCTCTTCAATTTCCTCCAATTCTCTGCTTTCAAGAGAAGAATTCACAGGGGAGCCCAACATAGAGTAGCCCCATGAAACCGTAACATCCTCTAACGTGATCGTCGCTTCCCCCCATGGAAATATGAAGGTTTTGGTCTCATTAGACCACTTCTCCACCaacccaaaaatcaaaagaTCGTTCCTTTTTATTTCTAGTGTGGAATTCATGATTGGTTCATGAATACCAGCTTTTTTCCAAGTTGAAAGATGCAAAGAAGCCATTTTTTGAACCCAATTTTTCCATCCAACTTGTGGATTTCTCCACCCAACAAACTTAACCCGGAAAGGCCAGGTCTTTGGATCGGTTGGGGTGTGCAAAGACGAAAGAGAGTCCAATGGGAGCTCAAAGACAGGTTCTTTAATGGAGTTGAAGGTGGGTTTTAGAAAATGGGCTTTTCTCCAAATCGGACTTCCCTCACCTGTGCTCATGATCCGTTCTCTTTCTTTAACAATCGACTCCACCGGTTCCTCCATTGACAAAGATCAAGCTTTGGCGCTCAAAACGAAATCTAATTTGGATAGAGAATGAAATAGAGAACTGTTTTAGATGGAAGGAAATCAGGAATTGGTGAGTGAGAAGAAGACTGAGGCAGTGACAGATTGTTGAAAGTCTCCACAAAAGGTCATTTATTGAATTGGTATTTGAAACGGCGCACGCTGTCAATTTTCCCCTATAAATTGACggcgcatgcatgcatgtgaaTATCGATAGAGGAAACTTCTCGCGGACTCCATCGCAAGTAATGGCTGGAGAGGCGCAAAGCTCGCgggtttaaattttaaaatgaaaagacaAATAGCCATGTTTATAATTAATAAACATCTTTACTAAAATCTCAAATTAATTCAATGAACCTCAATTAAGATAAATCAAAAGCTTAATTCATTGGTAACGTGGAATCCATCCCGCTTTCCACCATACAACTGACTGGTAAACCTCGGGTTACGTGGAAGACCATGTAATCCCTTGGATTAGTTGAAACTTGGGTCAAAGCTCAATGCGGGAAGATAACTTCATTGTCAAATGGACCTTTACTTCCTTTGCAAGATTTCAAATGTCATTCACAATGTGGCACTATAGTAAACTTCATTGACTAATTAGTACGATGTCGATGAGTTGTTCTTGGATTTTTATACGTGTTTATAGATTGCTGAAAGTCGAATCGAGTCACCCTATCAAATTTCACGTAATTCCGAGCTCGTGAATTTTTGATCCTACTAGACGGTATTCTTGTAATAAACATGGGAGTAGTCCTACATCATGATGTCTAGAGAACCCTCCTTGGCATAGTAAGTGGGAAATTGTGCTTATTCTTGAAACTTTGAAGAAAAATCACATTCTGAAAATCTCAGTTTGCTTGCTAAAAATGGGAGAGGTCGTTAAACAAAGATGACCACCTGCTTGTTCCTATAATTAGCAAACTTGACTAAGTCTATTGCCTATCCAGAATTAGTGTCTTTggagaaagatgaagaaaaaacaCAATGAGGAAAAATTATGGCATCTCCTGAGCGAAAAAGAAACATCTTGGTTTCTTTCAAAAGGCTAAGATTTTTCAGTAGCTCGACGAGATCCATCTCTTCTGACATCGAATTTGAATCAGTTATCTTGTTTTCGGGATCAAAACACTTGGTGGCGCGGTTAAGTGAAGTCTGATTGATGGTTGTTAAGCCTGGGATGTGCAGAGGGAGAGAGCATGATGAGCTGCTTCCCATGTTGCATATCACAGGAAAGACAGAGTAGGAAATCATTGAAGAAAAGCATCAAGGAATACCATGACACCAAGACTTTAGCCTCATTTGCCAACATCTCCTTTAAAACAGGTAAGTTTTTTTCTGTTCATGCTctctttcaaattttcaatgattaaccatt includes the following:
- the LOC119990232 gene encoding uncharacterized protein LOC119990232, with the translated sequence MEEPVESIVKERERIMSTGEGSPIWRKAHFLKPTFNSIKEPVFELPLDSLSSLHTPTDPKTWPFRVKFVGWRNPQVGWKNWVQKMASLHLSTWKKAGIHEPIMNSTLEIKRNDLLIFGLVEKWSNETKTFIFPWGEATITLEDVTVSWGYSMLGSPVNSSLESRELEEIEEKLENARKGILRTKSKKACQSSWMNKFMEDGGIEFEHEAFLAFWLSRFVFPTTFDVISSIVFPIAIRLARGTKIALAPAVLAALYRDLGILKHGINASAMGNSENVDYADAVTLRASFQLVQIWAWERFLQLQPRNPNAIKDGESRLARWQNLKFKVENVRLVLDSAREAFDWRPYSKFVENWDSCFAKLYGENGLWLSVGLCLDEELESFAKCLMVSELIGLNCVEWYYPNRVAMQFGFDQDIPGYPPVTQNAGGRPFNELKMYIPPGSFQGSVTVRYLKWWERSMNRSKGRHTSNSNDVQVKRSSKGLKRTKECNVSEGSLKRMKVAIAFPQENSDESVNSLEDLWTLDEIFKLSSEQENSDESVNSLEDVRTLSETFKLSSKQDDLENGQELSDSLAMQKELNNSPFPPGFPPKHNAMEASNQEKMRKLKDLNNSPFPPGFPPKPIAMEESIPIREEELTFPEEFKSSGDRVGLDIGQDRDGARTGGESRSLSSKNDGGDWTFQSDPKCLELELRVERLQRIMSRLKPAMLARHSCSHP
- the LOC119988066 gene encoding stemmadenine O-acetyltransferase-like, whose protein sequence is MAGATMKVEIVSRETVKPSSPTPSNLKTFKFSLLDQIYPSFYMPLILFYPAKTDTNPHLRCHILKTSLSKTLTMYYPFAGRIKDHLSIECNDEGVMFIETRVNCLLSSVLRNPNPDQLQKFQPLEVESPAKVETSNLLFVQVNVFQCGGMAIGARLVHKIADATTFTTFIKTWASVALESDEVVHPELFVGATTFPPVDFELPSNEDILIQDESCICKRLLFTASNIDALKAKICSASIQQPTRVEAITALIWKCAITASRSIRGTLSRSSLCLHGVNMRKRLSTPLSEYSVGNILTGITAEFSETKIELQSLVLKLRKELKELKVNREKILDNVHKMMEAASIEKHSGDADVYGFSSWCRMPVYDVDFGWGKPTWISLFNMKFPNVVVLMDTKEGDGIEAWVTLCGEEMALFECNEELLSFAAVNPNVIEMT
- the LOC119990233 gene encoding probable folate-biopterin transporter 4; translation: MIAWLKQLKISFGASFLWLICLIYFTQGFRSFVWNAVSYLLKDKLKLSPSASQFIVSIAFFPWSIKPLYGILSDCIPIKGRKRIPYLVIATVLSLVPWLILGLNASLMSSTWPLMIFLTAQNLGSAMADVVVDAMIAEAVRFERASFAGDLQSISWLAMAFGGICGNLLGGYALTHMQIDAIFLLFTVLPTIQLFSCCLVAENSVESKVLPEISNSSSIHMVNGSSHLDEDNVLAKKSGISTSRRKKGQKNSKKRLAVSSKSQVPVKTELLSVHWFHSIKAATYSLIRAFRQPIILRPMAWFFIAHVTVPNLSSVMFYYQTEYLNLDASFLGTARVVGWVGLMLGTFTYNRFLKTMKLRTILMWAHIGLSCLTFLDIVLVSRMNVAFGISDSTMVLCGSALIDAINQFKFMPFLILSGQLCPPGIEGTLFALFMSINNFGSTLGSFVGAGLASILNLSSGSFDNLLFGIAIQILCTFFPIAFLFLIPKDATGISA